In the Flavobacterium pallidum genome, one interval contains:
- a CDS encoding alpha/beta fold hydrolase, which produces MKTILHKNTPIAYADSGKGTALVLLHGFLENSTMWEAFVPELSKKYRVITIDLLGHGQTQPMGYIQTMEENADAVYTVLHELRVRKAVLAGHSMGGYVALAFAELYPDMVKGMALINSTSLADSDERKINRDRAIKAVKENYVNFVRLSIANLFSEDNRERLSADIENVKLEALKTPLQGIVASLEGMKIRKDREVLLHFAPYPIVLFLGKKDPVLNYEENLEQIENTAVKLITFPDGHMSPIENKTALLKGLMDFLKLIK; this is translated from the coding sequence TTGAAAACCATACTTCATAAAAACACACCCATCGCTTACGCTGATTCCGGCAAAGGCACCGCTTTGGTTTTATTGCATGGTTTCCTCGAAAACAGTACCATGTGGGAAGCTTTTGTGCCGGAATTGTCAAAGAAATACCGGGTCATTACTATCGATCTTCTCGGCCATGGCCAGACCCAGCCGATGGGATATATCCAAACCATGGAAGAGAATGCCGATGCCGTATATACCGTATTGCATGAACTTCGGGTGCGTAAAGCCGTATTGGCAGGACATTCGATGGGAGGCTATGTGGCTTTGGCTTTCGCCGAATTGTATCCCGATATGGTTAAAGGGATGGCATTGATTAACTCCACTTCACTTGCCGACAGTGACGAACGTAAAATAAACCGCGACCGGGCGATTAAGGCAGTAAAGGAAAATTACGTGAATTTCGTCAGGCTGTCCATCGCGAATCTTTTCAGTGAAGACAACCGCGAAAGGCTTTCGGCCGATATCGAAAACGTGAAACTGGAAGCCCTTAAAACCCCATTACAAGGCATAGTCGCTTCGCTGGAAGGCATGAAAATCAGGAAGGACCGCGAGGTATTGCTGCATTTTGCACCGTATCCGATCGTATTGTTTTTGGGTAAAAAAGATCCGGTGCTGAATTATGAGGAAAACCTGGAACAAATAGAAAATACGGCAGTGAAACTCATCACTTTTCCCGACGGGCACATGTCGCCGATTGAAAATAAAACCGCGCTGTTAAAGGGATTGATGGATTTTTTAAAATTGATAAAGTAG